The Chamaesiphon minutus PCC 6605 DNA window AGATCGCAGTTATCTGGGCTATGTCGATCTTCAATTAAAACCGATCCGGTTTTAAACTAGCCGCGTATAGTTCGACCCCAATGTCATATAGCTATCTAACGAATACTCGGAAAACCCAGATTCTGTAACAATTGAGTATTCTTATCACCTCAAGGCTTGAGGTGATTTTTCATGGCTACCGTCAGCTTAAATTAATTGGAATCATATCGAAATTTCATCTTAAATTCATAGTATTTTCACCGAAATTTCATCCCATATTGTTAATCTGTAAATAGAGAGGTTATTTAATTCATTGTCAAAGGTATATTTTTATGAAACGTTATCTGTCGATCGGTTTGGCAGTTGTTGCCATTTCATTAGCTGCAAACACATCTGTACAAGCACGAGGTAAAACTGAAGTACTTACAAAATCAGAAGTATCTATCAAACCATTAATACTAGCAGCCGATCGTCCTTCTTTAGGATATATTACTCCATTTGAATTGGTTAGTGGGGCTTATCAAGGTCAATATCGAGCGCATTCTATTCCTGGATACATTAGTGACAAGTTAAGAAGCGATCGCACTTGTCAAGCGGGCTTGAGGCGATGAGTCGAAGAAAAAATTGTCTGTTCGACTCATAGAATCAGGAAAAGGTGCAATAATTAACTTAACATTAGGTTTACGAACAGTTTTAACAATACCTAAATCTTGATTCTCTGGGGCAGCAAAATAGGTGACTGGATTGGCAGCTAAACCTTTATGATGAGCTACATGAAAATGATAAAGACCTCGATAAATCATCTCTAAAGAAATGCGGTCGAATGGGAGAGATAATTCATCAGCTACAGCATCACCTAAATCGACTAGAACTGCATAAAACAGCCAAGTCCCCCACATCTGTAATTTAATTCCATTAACTGAACCAGTCCATAAATAACTCAACCCGAGCAATCGTTTAACAGTATTAAAAGCCTCTTCAATTCGCCACCGTCTTCCGTACAAATCGGCGACTACATAGGGAGGAAGATTCAATGGGTCGAGTACACTAGTTAGATAAGAATACCAGACTTTACCCACTTTAATTTCGACTAATCTTACAGTTATATATGGAGTCTTTTTGGTGCCAGACCCCATCCGCACTATTCGGTCACGGATACTATAACTATTGCTAAATACTCGCTCTATCTGTAGCGATGCACCTTTTTTTTAATCGAGTAATAAAATGAATATCTCTGTTAATTAATTCTTGCCAAAATTGGAAATGATAGAAGCCTCGATCCAAGAGCAATAAAGTGCCCGATGTTACTAAATTCAGGATATCTTTCTCAAAATTAACATCTGAAGCTTTGGGATTTTCTCTAAACCAGATTTCAATCGGCAATCTCGTCACCAAATCTATGACTACTCCCATTTTTCCCGCTAGTTGTCCGATTGGCACATCAGATAAGCTATCTAATTTCTTGAATATCGCTTCCAATGTGGAGCCATCACATGCCCAAATCCGCTCAAATTTTGCTTGAGCAAATTCAATGCTTTGTGGCAACAATCGCTGTTTTCTCTGGTGCCACTTCACTCTAAATTCTGGCAGTAATTCCTTAAACACTCTCTCAAATAACTCAGATGGAAAGGTCAGAAATCTTTGTGCAATCGCCTGTTGACTTACTTGTGTTGGCTCACACCACAAAAATCCTTCTCGCCCTAACATTCGGCTTAGTTCTCTGACTCCTGGCACATTCCGCCACAGTAGCGTCAGCACTGCTGCCATCATCAAGGGTAAATTTAACAGCCGATTTCTCAGCCCTAATTGTCGGTAGTAATGACTTTGATTGAAAATTGCTGGTGTCAATAAAGCCTCTACTTGAGCGGCGATGATCTCATCTTCCACACCTGGTTGGTGGTTCTTTTTGGCGTGGTCGCGGTTACTTCTTCGGCGGCTGGTCATCAGGCCTCTATTCCCTCAAACTCTTGACTAGAAACAGTTTGGCATCTTTTTATTACCTTTTTGACAAATCTCTGATTTTCTTAACTTGTCACGAATGTCCTGGATATGGCTCTTTATCGGCGGGTGTCAGAAGTGGGGAAATTACGGCTAAAGATCTAGTCAAAGCCGCAATTGATTCTAAACTATTACCACCACAAGCGATCGCCGATCGCAGTTATCTTGGTTATGTCGATCTCCAATTAAAATCGATGAAGTTTTAAACTAGACGGGTATAATTAGATCCCAATGTCAGAGAGCTATCTAACGAATACTTGGAAAACCCAGATCCTACGTAACAATTGAGTATTCTCATCACCTCAAGCTTTGAGGTGATTTTTCATGGCGATCGTCGTAGCGAACGCTCATTAAAATTTTGGTCTGAAATAATTAGATGCTAAAGTTGTATTAACTAAATTAGATGAATATTGAAGCTAAAATTTCACTTAAATTTCATATTAAGCGCGTAAGCTATATATAGCTAGATACAGCATTCTGCATTGCAGTAAAATATGTCAATCGCAATTAAACGATCGCACGATATTCGATCTCCACAGATCGTGAAGATCGCGATTTTAATAAATGCTGTAAACGGCTTCACCTCTATAAATCGATCGAGAGTTACTCTAAATGAAAAAACAAAACATTTTAATGGGTGCTATTGCTAGCATGATGGCTACTCTAGTCTTGAGTCAAGCTAGCTATGCCAATGAATCTAGCAATAATGCTTCTAAATCCAGTCCACTATCGGTTCGCACCCAAACTCATGAAGTAGCGATGTTCAACAAACAAGGAAAACCTCACAAACATCCTGGCAAGAAAGTAAATAAACCAAAGAAAGTATCGAAAGCATCGAAAGCCTAAGATCGAAAACTTAGTTGAATCTTAAGGGAAGTGCGGCAACTGCCGCACTTCCCTTATTGATTTATAAAACGCTAACGCTCTGCTCGATCGATTTATCCACCTGTAAGTGTTGCGACACGCAGACTAGATAGAGCGCGATTGTAATCGATAATCGCCGTGATGCGATTGCCACGAGCGCGAGCCAGAGCGGTCTGGGCTTGAATGACATCAGTTTGCGTACCCACTCCCGCCTGAAAGCGCAGACGAGCTAGTTTGAGACTTTCCTCAGCTTGTTGGAGAGCTTGAGCAGAAGTCGCGATATTTTTTTGATTGGAGCCGAGACTGTTGTAAGCTTGTTCGACTTCAAATCGGATTTGATTGCGGGTGGTTGTGAACTGGTTTTCAAAAATCTCTTGATTGACTCGTTCTCTGTTTGAGCCAGCTCTGGCAAAACCACCATCAAGGAAGTTCCACCTCAACTGTGCGCCGATACTATAGTTATCTTGGGCAGAAGTAGAAGCTGTTAGACTTTTGCCCAAAGTATAGTTAGCAAAAAGATCGACCTGAGCGGAGTCAGCCGCAGCAGCGACAATTTGTTGTTGTTGGCTGATAGTGCGGCGGGTTAGTTGTTGCTTGACTTCGGGGCGATTTTTGTATGCTAAAACCACACTCTCTTCCAAAGAATAGCCCCAAGCTCCTAACTCACGCACGGTATCGGCGGCTTTAAATTCAGTATTGTTATCGACACTCAGTCGCTGGGCGATCCTTTTACGGGCGGTTTGCTGTTGACCTTGAGCGTTGGTGAGATCTTGATTGGCAGTAGCCAGTTGGACTTGGGCACGGAGGATGTCAAATTTCGTACCTACACCAGCTTTTTCTTGGAGTTGAGCATCGCTCAAACTACGGGTTGCATCCGCGACGGCGGCTTGATTGATGATGACAGATGAATCGGCGGCTTGAAGGTCGTAGTATGCCGTGATGACCTGACCGCGTACCAATTGTTCGATTCGCACCAGATCGAGCCTGTCGAAGTTAACTTGCTCTTCGGCGGCGCGAACGCTACTCTGATTTCGACCTGCGCTCAGGATATTATAAGTAGCTTGGAGGCTGCCTTGGATGTTCGTACTAGTGCTGTTGCCAAATTGAGATTGAGTACCGATAATTAATGGCGATCCTTGATTTTGGACGGTACTTGTCAATCCTACTTGCACTGCTTGAGCGGCTTGTGCTTCTCTAATTCCGACTTGAGAGCGATTTACAGTCAGCCGAGCGGCTTGAACTTCCCGATTGTTACCAAATGCGATGTCTATCGCCTGTTGCAGAGTAATGGATTTGTTGCCAGTAATCTGAACCTCATTACCTGTTTTGGGAAGATTGAGATTATTTTGAAGCTTGGTATTATTGTTAGGTGTTGGGGTTGTCGGAGTCGTTTGGGCGAGGATCTGTGGCAATCTCTCGATTGCTGTTTGTCTTGTTGAGTTTGGCGCGATTTTATGACTAGCTACAGATAGTAAGCCCCGATCGATACCTGCTAAATTCAGAGATTTTGCCTGAGTGGGTTCGATCTTGCCTAATCCGCCCAATCCCAGCACAATAATTGCCCCAATTGTTTGCAATCCGATCGCTATTTGGCGTTGGCGTAGTCTCTCCTGCGGAGAATCGTTCGGTGAAGATGCTCCAGCTTTAATTGGCAGGCAACTAGTTTGTAAATCTGTCTGTTGGTGCAAAATATTTTGTGAAGGTTCGCTCTTTCTATTTAATATATGAATCAATTTGATTAGAGTTGGCATTTTCAATTGTCTAAGAGATCGGGTATTTAGATCGCGAGCTGCTCTTGCTCCAACGGCTGTGTTAAAGAATTACTCCCAACATTAGACACTATTAACAACTCGCAATTGGATCGGTCAAGCACTCAGTTTAAAACCCGTTAGTGAAATTTAGATGAATTCACCTCAATTTCATCTAGCACTGCAAAACTAGGAACTATCGGCGTTTAGTTGAGCAACTATGGCTATAAATACCAACTCATACACAACTTCATCCTCAATCACTCCAGCCGTTCGCGCAGTGGGGCGGTTAAGCTGGCTATTACTACCCATCTGGATCTCGCTAGTATCCCCATCAGCATTCGCTCATGGTGGGCATGGCAACGAATTTGGCTCTCAAGAGGGAACGAAAAGTACCAAAGTGCAGGTGGTCGATGGAGCAACGGCTCAACAGATTGGAGTGCAAACAGTCGCTGCCAAAAAACAAAGCTTAAATGTCGAAATTGCTGCTACTGGGCAAATCGAATTATTACCTAGCAAAAAAGTAGAAGTTACCGCACCGATTAAGGGCAAGCTCGTACAGCTACTCGTACAGCCTGGAGCAAGAGTCAAAGCAGGACAAATCCTCGCGACGCTCTCTAGCCCCGAACTCAACGATTTGCGAACGAGTTCCCTGGAAAAACGATCGACAGCCCTCGCCCTACTCCAACAAGCTCAAACCGATCGCAATCTCGCCCAACAGAGCTACCAAAAAATCGTCCAAATCGCTGCTGCTGAAACCGATCGAGCCAACAGTCAATTAGCGGCGGCGCAATCTCGACTAGCGCGAGAGCAACAACTAGTCAAAAGTGGCTCGATCGTCCAGGCGGCAAAAACTAGCTATCAGCGGCAACAACAAATTGCCACTGCGGAAATCAGCTCTGCTCAAACCGAACTAGAGTTAGCCCAAGAGCGTTATCAAAAGGATCTAGAACTAGTCAAGAGTGGGGCACTAGCACGCCGTCAGATGTTGGAATCTCAGGCTAAACTAGCCGCAGCCCGAACTGCATTAGTCAGAGCGCAAAGTCAGGCAGGAGTAGCCCAAGCTGCCACCGACTTGCGTAAGGCTGAAACCGATCTGCCCCTGCGAGAATTGCGGGATGCCGAAAAGCAGGTAGCTGATGCCAGAGCAGAACTAGCTAGAGCGATGAACCAAAAATCGGTAGTCGAAGCCCAAGCGCAATTCCAAAGAGCCAACTCAGCCGTAACCGCCGCCCAAACTCAGCTCAGACTCAGCGATGCTAGTTACCAGGGGCGACTGGCACAATTGGGAAATCGGGCTAATGCTCAGGGGATCGTCACCGTTACCGCCCCGATCGATGGCACAATTGCCGACAGAGAAATTACGATCGGGCAGTCTGTCGCCGATGCTGGTGCGAGATTAATGACGATTACCGACGATCGCCAAGTATTGGCAACGGCGAATATCTATGAGCGCGATTTAGGACGATTAAAAATCGGTCAGCAAGTTAGTGTTAAAGTGCCTGGAATGGCGGATAAAGTATTTTCTGGTCAAATCTCTCGAATTGGAACGGCAGTGGACTCCCAGAGCCGTGTAGTTCCCGTTCAGGCAACCTTGGATAATAGCCAGGGGCTACTCAAAGCCGGAACGTTCGCCGAAATCAAGCTGGCGACAGGTCAAATTACTAGCCCAGTAGTCGTAATTCCGGCTGGTGCGGTAGTAGAAGCAGACCAAGAAAAATTAGTATATGTCAAAAGTGGCGACAGCTATCAGCCCACAACCGTTACTCTCGGACAAACCGTTGGCGATCTAGTTGAAGTCAAGACGGGACTGTTTGCTGGCGATCTGGTTGTCAATAAACGCGCGCCTCAACTCTATGCCCAATCTTTAAAAAAGAAGCCAGCTAGCGAAGATAAAGCAACAACAGAAGCTAAACCTGACAATGCTGTCAGTCAAAACCAAATACCAACTTATCTCATCTGGGGATTAGTACCTGTTGCGGGTATTCTCGGCGGTAGTGCTTGGTGGCTGAAGAAAAGAAGCGAACGGAACGCCAACAGTTCAACCGATCTTATCGAGCCAGAGGACGAACTGAATTATCTGCCCGTTGAGGAAATACACACAATTGAGGAAGATTCTAAACAGCATAATTCCCCAAACTCCAGTCAATATCCACAGATTGGTGCTACCTCGCGGGACGTTGGCGGAGCCTCTCGGAACGAGAATCTCTATCGATAGCATTGACATAACAACATCATTAACATCGGGCACAGTGCTATCTCGACAAGTTCGTTCGCGTAGCGTCTCCATTGGAGAATCGATATTGTCTGAAGTATAGATGATGGCTGTTCCCTCTACTAGCTAAAAGTAACCTAGTGCAACTACTCCTGTTGTTATGAATCAAACATTTACTGTCAATCTAATTTGGGGCATAATCCCATTTTTAGGCATGATTATTGGTGGTGCCTTTTGGTTGCATAACAGACGCGATCGAATCGCAAATGCTTCAATCCATTCGCTCGATCTGGCGAAAAAAGTGCAAACTATTTCCACTGACGAATTACCAATGTCAGAGTTAGATCCCAATCGATATCTGCCGATCGTTATCAAGGAGACAGAAGATGATGATGATGCCGAACCTCCCTATATCGGCTGGTTTTATTGAAATCGATGACTATTAATTATTATGCTCGGTTCGCTAATTAATCCGCTGATACTTATCCTCATATCTAACACTAAAAATGCTCGGAAATATCGTTCAGTGGGTAATTAACCGTCGCTGGCTGGTCGTACTAGCCGCTGCGATCGTCTCATTGTGGACAGTTTATGTCATTCCCCAGATGCCGCTGGATGTGTTGCCAGCTTTTGCGCCGCCACAGGTGGAAATCCAAACCGAAGCACCCGGACTCGCACCAGAGGAAGTAGAATCCCTAGTAACATTACCGATCGAGAGTGCTATCAATGGTACGCCTGGAGTCACTGCGGTGCGTTCTTCCAGTGCGGCGGGAATTTCGGTGGTACGGACGGTTTTTAGTTGGTCAACTGACATCTACCAAGCGCGTCAATTGATTACCGAGCGACTGCAACAAGCCGTTAGTAAACTACCGCCAGGAGTCGAACCGCCCCAAATGTCTCCCACCACTTCGCCCGTCGGTTTGGTGGTGCAGTATGCTTTTACTGTCGCCGATGACGCGAAAGCTGCTACTCCAAATTCCCTGATGGCAGCACGGCGGATTGTCGATTGGCAAGTGACAAATCGCCTTTTAGCCGTGCCAGGAGTCAGTCAAGTTTTGGTGTTTGGTGGCGATGAGCGACAGTTTCAAGTATTAGTCGATCCGGTCAAATTAGCAGCTTTTAATATTACCTTAGACCAAGTTACCCAAGCGACTAGAAAAGCAAATGTCAATGCCGCAGGTGGTTTTTATATTACCCCCGATACTGAGAGCTTAATTCGGGGCATCGGTAGGATCGAATCGATCGAAGATCTCCAGAAATCGACGATCGTATCTCGAAATGGCACCCCCGTCAGACTGCAAGATGTCGCCGATATTCAAATTGGTGCGGCACTAAAACGTGGCGATGGCAGTTTTAATGGTAAGCCAGCAATTATCGTGATGGTGAATAAGCAGCCCAGCTACGATACGCCAACTGTCAGCCGCGCGGTGGAAAAAGCGATCGCCGAAATCAAAGTTGGCTTGCCCAAGGATATTCAAGTTAAGACCACTTTTCGTCAAGATAGTTATATCGAATCTTCCGTCGATAAT harbors:
- a CDS encoding TolC family protein codes for the protein MPTLIKLIHILNRKSEPSQNILHQQTDLQTSCLPIKAGASSPNDSPQERLRQRQIAIGLQTIGAIIVLGLGGLGKIEPTQAKSLNLAGIDRGLLSVASHKIAPNSTRQTAIERLPQILAQTTPTTPTPNNNTKLQNNLNLPKTGNEVQITGNKSITLQQAIDIAFGNNREVQAARLTVNRSQVGIREAQAAQAVQVGLTSTVQNQGSPLIIGTQSQFGNSTSTNIQGSLQATYNILSAGRNQSSVRAAEEQVNFDRLDLVRIEQLVRGQVITAYYDLQAADSSVIINQAAVADATRSLSDAQLQEKAGVGTKFDILRAQVQLATANQDLTNAQGQQQTARKRIAQRLSVDNNTEFKAADTVRELGAWGYSLEESVVLAYKNRPEVKQQLTRRTISQQQQIVAAAADSAQVDLFANYTLGKSLTASTSAQDNYSIGAQLRWNFLDGGFARAGSNRERVNQEIFENQFTTTRNQIRFEVEQAYNSLGSNQKNIATSAQALQQAEESLKLARLRFQAGVGTQTDVIQAQTALARARGNRITAIIDYNRALSSLRVATLTGG
- a CDS encoding efflux RND transporter periplasmic adaptor subunit, producing MAINTNSYTTSSSITPAVRAVGRLSWLLLPIWISLVSPSAFAHGGHGNEFGSQEGTKSTKVQVVDGATAQQIGVQTVAAKKQSLNVEIAATGQIELLPSKKVEVTAPIKGKLVQLLVQPGARVKAGQILATLSSPELNDLRTSSLEKRSTALALLQQAQTDRNLAQQSYQKIVQIAAAETDRANSQLAAAQSRLAREQQLVKSGSIVQAAKTSYQRQQQIATAEISSAQTELELAQERYQKDLELVKSGALARRQMLESQAKLAAARTALVRAQSQAGVAQAATDLRKAETDLPLRELRDAEKQVADARAELARAMNQKSVVEAQAQFQRANSAVTAAQTQLRLSDASYQGRLAQLGNRANAQGIVTVTAPIDGTIADREITIGQSVADAGARLMTITDDRQVLATANIYERDLGRLKIGQQVSVKVPGMADKVFSGQISRIGTAVDSQSRVVPVQATLDNSQGLLKAGTFAEIKLATGQITSPVVVIPAGAVVEADQEKLVYVKSGDSYQPTTVTLGQTVGDLVEVKTGLFAGDLVVNKRAPQLYAQSLKKKPASEDKATTEAKPDNAVSQNQIPTYLIWGLVPVAGILGGSAWWLKKRSERNANSSTDLIEPEDELNYLPVEEIHTIEEDSKQHNSPNSSQYPQIGATSRDVGGASRNENLYR